A window of Sutcliffiella cohnii contains these coding sequences:
- a CDS encoding nucleotidyltransferase-like protein, translated as MEDLLRPIYQERASQSNTLGTLLIEKRNRNSPNTDRFDAILLMIVKELETPLYIKHYDIGEQKAALYIVSEEQLKDWIQLGTNRRVIDWIMNGKILFDRNEYIITLRNKLDDYPLEDRKVKIGIEFAKLIRRYMEGKDFFESNHHLDAFNHIVHSLHHLARLSVIENGFHPELTVWNQVKQIEPQIHKLYEELVEGEEPIEKRLELLFLASEFLIHSRTKIGIQHLLDVLNTKETSWSYNDLLNEPELAGYIADLTVLIDYLVEKGLIEAVKVETKGHGVYHRMYKVSNE; from the coding sequence ATGGAGGACCTACTTCGTCCAATATATCAAGAACGTGCAAGTCAATCGAATACGCTAGGAACACTATTAATCGAAAAAAGGAACCGTAATAGTCCGAATACAGACAGATTCGATGCAATACTATTAATGATTGTGAAAGAATTAGAAACCCCGTTATATATAAAGCATTATGATATTGGTGAGCAAAAAGCTGCACTCTATATTGTGAGTGAAGAACAACTCAAAGATTGGATTCAATTAGGAACGAACCGAAGAGTGATCGATTGGATTATGAATGGTAAAATATTATTCGATCGAAATGAATACATTATAACTTTGAGAAACAAATTGGATGATTACCCGTTAGAAGATAGAAAAGTAAAAATAGGTATAGAATTTGCTAAGCTAATTAGAAGGTATATGGAAGGAAAAGATTTCTTTGAATCAAATCATCATTTGGACGCATTCAATCATATCGTTCATTCTCTCCACCACCTTGCAAGATTATCAGTTATTGAAAATGGTTTTCATCCAGAACTGACTGTATGGAATCAAGTTAAACAAATTGAGCCACAAATTCATAAACTATATGAAGAATTAGTAGAGGGAGAAGAACCAATTGAAAAAAGACTAGAGCTTTTATTTCTAGCAAGTGAATTTTTAATACATTCTAGAACGAAAATTGGAATTCAACATTTATTAGATGTATTAAATACGAAAGAAACATCATGGTCATATAATGATTTATTAAATGAACCTGAATTGGCAGGGTATATTGCAGACTTAACGGTACTTATAGACTACCTTGTTGAAAAAGGTTTAATAGAGGCTGTTAAAGTAGAAACAAAGGGTCATGGTGTTTATCATAGAATGTATAAAGTCTCGAATGAGTAA